In the genome of Deinococcus deserti VCD115, one region contains:
- a CDS encoding HAMP domain-containing sensor histidine kinase, with the protein MTRHVALSTARVAWRHSLRFRLALVYSLVALAITTLSGLVVITLLLGSMDRQFDARLNERADVLADQFTNLSKGLGQRPPAITGFTVLVDAQNRVALSSNGLNLAPGEPFPQLNEYRLPVQGTRVRAVTRKAGGFGTLWVGLPEDDLIAARESAMRALLLSALITPALMLLLGWWVGRRALAGLGQAADLADRIDPTRSLATLPLPQREDEVHRLLAAINRLLVRIEAGQAREKQLLGQIVHELGAPLTVLKASLNRAAERTGDVEVGRAALVADELTFTTQDLMQLARGQLEMKMVWHYIPARTLLGRLDRLVPGTRFEGDWSGGILCDPDRLTQALRNLLANARRAAGPDGTVSLTLEDTPEQVRFVVQDSGPGLPPELGERIFEPFISGSGSSGLGLSVSRQIAVMHGGNLTGSNQGGGAQFVLSLPSATLGDDQDDDLEETESAEVSTPAAAHR; encoded by the coding sequence TGGTGGCCCTGGCCATTACCACGTTAAGCGGGCTGGTGGTGATCACGCTGCTGCTGGGCAGCATGGACCGGCAGTTCGACGCGCGCCTGAATGAGCGGGCCGACGTCCTGGCAGACCAGTTCACCAACCTGAGTAAGGGGCTGGGCCAGCGGCCACCGGCCATCACCGGGTTTACCGTGCTGGTTGATGCCCAAAATCGGGTGGCGCTGAGCAGCAACGGACTGAACCTGGCACCAGGGGAGCCGTTTCCCCAGCTGAACGAGTACCGGCTGCCTGTGCAGGGCACCCGGGTCCGCGCCGTGACCCGCAAGGCCGGTGGGTTTGGCACCCTGTGGGTGGGCCTCCCCGAAGATGACCTGATTGCCGCCCGTGAAAGTGCCATGCGAGCGCTGCTGCTCTCGGCACTGATCACTCCCGCGCTGATGCTGCTGCTGGGATGGTGGGTCGGGCGCCGGGCCCTGGCCGGTCTGGGGCAGGCTGCAGACCTGGCGGACCGCATCGACCCGACCCGCTCCCTGGCGACCCTGCCGCTGCCCCAGCGCGAGGACGAAGTCCACCGCCTGCTGGCCGCCATCAACCGCCTCCTGGTGCGAATCGAGGCCGGGCAGGCCCGCGAAAAGCAGCTGCTGGGCCAGATCGTGCATGAGCTGGGCGCCCCTCTGACTGTCCTGAAGGCCTCACTCAACCGCGCGGCCGAACGTACCGGTGACGTTGAAGTGGGCCGGGCCGCCCTGGTGGCTGACGAACTGACCTTTACCACCCAGGACCTGATGCAGCTGGCCCGCGGGCAGCTGGAAATGAAGATGGTGTGGCACTACATTCCCGCCCGTACGCTGCTGGGACGGCTGGACCGCCTGGTTCCGGGCACCCGTTTCGAGGGGGACTGGAGCGGAGGCATCCTGTGTGATCCGGACCGCCTGACCCAGGCCCTGCGCAACCTGCTGGCCAACGCCCGGCGCGCTGCCGGGCCAGACGGCACAGTCAGCCTGACCCTGGAGGACACGCCTGAGCAGGTGCGCTTTGTGGTTCAGGACAGCGGCCCAGGCCTGCCACCGGAACTGGGTGAGCGCATCTTCGAGCCGTTTATCAGTGGATCCGGGAGCAGTGGTCTCGGCTTGAGCGTCAGCCGACAGATTGCTGTGATGCATGGCGGCAACCTGACCGGTAGCAATCAGGGGGGCGGCGCCCAGTTTGTGCTGTCGCTTCCCAGTGCCACGTTGGGTGATGACCAGGATGACGACCTGGAGGAAACCGAGTCTGCAGAGGTCTCCACACCTGCGGCGGCGCACCGCTGA
- the dprA gene encoding DNA-processing protein DprA, producing MPLPDLPTSPAVLPEPGKAELLALLTLRFTPHLGPRRIESLRRHFGTACEALSAPFSALREVPGLDSRSIAALGNAKARAQAEAELHLAQQLGVTLLGRGLSGYPQALEALGDPSPVLWVRGSLPELPVVPRSIGIVGTRAASPHALSMARMLAAELAHADVTVVSGLARGVDTAAHAAAVEAGGQSIGVLGSAVNRIYPPENEALSEQLTLVSEYPLGTGPAQHHFPTRNRLIAALSAGTLVVEGEFKSGSLITATHALECGRTVFAMPGRAGDPRAAGPHQLLRDGAVLTETARDILQEFGWGNAPARPLPTLPPDQAAVLEALTAPATLDDLRAATGLCLPELQTALVMLQLQGLAEESGGRWVRR from the coding sequence GTGCCTCTGCCTGACCTTCCGACATCACCCGCTGTTCTGCCGGAACCCGGCAAGGCTGAACTGCTCGCGCTGCTGACCTTACGCTTTACACCTCACCTTGGACCGCGCCGGATTGAAAGCCTGCGCCGCCATTTCGGCACAGCGTGTGAGGCCCTGAGCGCTCCTTTCTCTGCCCTCAGAGAGGTCCCAGGGCTGGACTCCCGGAGCATCGCAGCCCTGGGAAATGCCAAAGCCCGCGCACAGGCAGAAGCGGAGCTTCACCTGGCTCAGCAGCTGGGCGTGACCCTGCTGGGCCGTGGCCTGAGCGGGTATCCCCAGGCGCTGGAAGCCCTGGGTGATCCGTCCCCGGTGTTGTGGGTGCGCGGGTCCCTGCCTGAGTTGCCGGTGGTTCCCCGAAGTATCGGCATCGTGGGCACCCGGGCAGCCAGTCCCCATGCACTGAGCATGGCCCGCATGCTCGCAGCCGAACTGGCCCACGCAGATGTCACCGTGGTCAGTGGTCTGGCACGCGGTGTGGATACGGCGGCGCACGCCGCTGCCGTTGAGGCAGGCGGCCAGAGCATCGGCGTGCTGGGCAGCGCAGTGAACCGCATCTATCCTCCCGAGAACGAGGCGCTTTCAGAGCAGCTCACCCTGGTCAGCGAGTATCCGCTGGGCACAGGTCCTGCGCAGCATCACTTTCCGACCCGTAACCGCCTGATTGCGGCCCTGTCGGCGGGCACGCTGGTTGTGGAAGGTGAATTCAAGTCCGGCTCGCTGATTACTGCTACCCACGCGCTGGAGTGCGGGCGGACCGTATTCGCCATGCCGGGCCGGGCTGGCGATCCACGGGCAGCCGGCCCCCATCAGCTGCTGCGTGACGGGGCAGTGCTTACTGAAACGGCGCGCGACATCCTTCAAGAATTTGGCTGGGGCAATGCTCCTGCGCGTCCGCTGCCGACCTTGCCGCCGGATCAGGCAGCAGTTCTTGAAGCGCTGACCGCGCCCGCGACACTGGATGACCTGCGGGCGGCGACCGGGCTTTGCCTTCCCGAGTTGCAAACCGCCCTGGTCATGCTGCAGCTCCAGGGTCTGGCCGAAGAGAGCGGCGGCCGCTGGGTCCGCCGCTAG